A genomic stretch from Deinococcus planocerae includes:
- a CDS encoding DNA-binding protein — protein MAKRAADLTIPADVQENARKGLHLREEHGYGGTEVGEEMAERLARGGEVTEEEVRHIAQYFPRHAHDNLDETEETGKPSRGYIAWLLWGGDAGRAWSERAVEALDREG, from the coding sequence ATGGCGAAAAGAGCAGCGGACCTGACGATTCCGGCAGACGTGCAGGAGAACGCGCGCAAGGGCCTGCACCTGCGGGAGGAACACGGCTACGGCGGCACCGAGGTCGGCGAGGAGATGGCCGAGCGGCTGGCCCGGGGCGGCGAGGTCACCGAGGAGGAGGTGCGGCACATCGCCCAGTACTTCCCCCGCCACGCCCACGACAACCTGGACGAGACGGAGGAGACGGGCAAGCCCTCGCGCGGGTACATCGCGTGGCTGCTGTGGGGCGGCGACGCCGGGCGGGCCTGGAGCGAGCGGGCGGTGGAGGCGCTCGACCGGGAGGGGTGA